In one window of Oncorhynchus gorbuscha isolate QuinsamMale2020 ecotype Even-year linkage group LG23, OgorEven_v1.0, whole genome shotgun sequence DNA:
- the LOC124010743 gene encoding R3H domain-containing protein 1-like, whose protein sequence is MRMSDPATVKDISRTESMKVCEAGVELQAADWTDTTTLGADSRRNGVKDKPKQAGSLVPEHNATGHQDGSCCDNERETSQQSPVSAGQLVRGSKSRVKLVRSLAVCEESSPPFLTAHQLTPDPQISQSFDKEELSAKEEKEKVEKPEKMSRKMLSRDSSQDYTDSTGIDLHEFLVNTLKNNPRDRMMLLKLEQDILDFISNNESQKRKFPPMTSYHRMLLHRVAAYFGMDHNVDPTGKSVIINKTSNTRIPDQKFSEHIKDDKTDDFQKRYILKRDNASFDREDGMIRMRLKDDRRSKSIEEREEDYQRARDRIFAPDGDNFHLDGR, encoded by the exons ATGAGGATGTCTGATCCTGCTACTGTGAAGGACATCAGTAGGACTGAGAGCATGAAGGTTTGTGAGGCTGGAGTGGAGCTGCAGGCAGCAGACTGGACCGACACCACAACATTAGGAGCAGACAGCAGACGGAACGGTGTGAAGGACAAACCCAAACAGGCTGGGAGCCTGGTGCCGGAACACAATGCCACCGGTCACCAAGACGGAAGCTGCTGTGACAACGAGAGGGAAACGTCACAG CAGTCTCCTGTATCAGCTGGCCAGTTGGTGAGGGGCTCTAAG TCCAGGGTAAAGTTAGTACGGAGCCTGGCTGTCTGTGAAgagtcctctcctccctttctaaCTGCACACCAGCTGACACCAGATCCTCAG ATATCCCAGTCCTTTGATAAGGAGGAGCTGTCTGccaaggaggagaaagagaaggtggAGAAACCAGAGAAGATGTCCCGGAAAATGCTGTCAAGAG ATTCCAGCCAGGACTACACAGACTCTACTGGAATAGACCTGCATGAGTTCCTGGTCAACACTCTAAAGAACAACCCCAGAGACAGAATGATGCTGTTGAAGTTGGAGCAGGACATTCTGGATTTTATCAGTAATAATGA AAGCCAGAAGAGGAAATTCCCTCCCATGACTTCGTACCATAGAATGCTGCTACATCGAGTGGCTGCCTACTTCGGCATGGATCACAATGTTGACCCCACTGGGAAGTCTGTCATCATCAACAAAACTAGCAATACAAGAAT ACCAGATCAAAAATTCTCCGAACACATAAAAGACGACAAAACGGATGATTTCCAAAAACGCTACATTCTCAAAAGAGACAACGCCAGCTTCGACCGGGAAGACGGCATG ATACGAATGCGCCTGAAAGACGACAGGAGAAGCAAATCTAtcgaggagagggaggaagactaTCAGAGAGCCAGGGACAGGATATTTGCACCAGAT GGAGATAATTTCCACCTAGATGGAAGGTAA